The following coding sequences are from one Dreissena polymorpha isolate Duluth1 chromosome 8, UMN_Dpol_1.0, whole genome shotgun sequence window:
- the LOC127841494 gene encoding GRIP and coiled-coil domain-containing protein-like isoform X5 — MGKSGCLPPGSCRWLVQFKKSMNARVAKFKNDFRRKFFRDNKHLGQLRADQLHNETGTRDMEITKKTSKTAADSTVPKKKVVKQSTYGYQPSLYAEEASSEIRRTQVVKNSNDENSRNSSPHCRDSSQVTNKAVVHEPTPTRSKEEELDEFVNTVIRNSVAHLIKEASVTYLMKESEENLLKRHDSNVETTGEQVIKETDTTNKNVVIDTDTTNENVVINTDTTNECVVIDTDTTNERVVIDTDTNNERVVIDTDTTNEQVVIDTDTTNDNVVIDTNTTNERVVIDTDTTNERVVVDTDTINEYVFIDTDNTNEQVVIDTDTTNERVVIDTDTTNQHVVIESDTTNERVVVDTDTTNKYVVIDTDNTNQHVVINSNTTNERVVVDTDTTNEYVVIDTDTTNERVVIDTDTTNERVVMDTDNTKERVVIDIDTIKESNAMNVIKASSEIVLKEQVDNYDITYGQIVKETDSVSVSSSVLSAFAESAVKASLFELDVVDNVNHSAMVPTSAVKARRSPRTVNEFLEMIGVPDCRDSSSLHLPDVDI; from the exons ATGGGGAAGTCAGGATGTTTACCGCCCGGCAGCTGCCGGTGGCTCGTGCAATTTAAGAAGTCGATGAATGCCAGG GTGGCGAAATTCAAAAATGACTTCCGGCGGAAGTTTTTTCGTGACAACAAGCATCTGGGACAGCTGCGTGCCGACCAACTGCACAATGAGACTGGAACCCGCGATATGGAAATCACGAAAAAGACGTCAAAGACTGCAGCGGACAGTACTGTCCCTAAAAAGAAGGTCGTCAAGCAATCAACTTACGGTTATCAACCCTCCTTGTATGCTGAAGAAGCAAGTTCCGAGATTCGACGGACTCAAGTTGTAAAGAATTCAAACGATGAAAACAGCCGGAACTCTTCGCCACATTGTCGCG ATTCAAGCCAGGTCACAAACAAAGCCGTTGTTCACGAACCCACTCCAACGCGTTCCAAGGAAGAAGAGCTAG aTGAATTCGTGAATACAGTAATTCGCAATTCCGTGGCCCATCTGATCAAGGAAGCCAGCGTTACGTACCTAATGAAAGAGTCAGAGGAGAACTTGCTGAAGAGACATGACAGCAATGTGGAAACAACCGGCGAACAAGTTATCAAGGAGACCGACACCACCAACAAAAACgttgtcattgataccgacaccaccaacgaaaACGTTGTCATTaataccgacaccaccaacgaatgcgtggtcattgataccgacaccaccaacgaacGTGTTGTCATTGATACTGACACCAACAACGAACGCgttgtcattgataccgacaccaccaacgaacAGGTTGTgattgataccgacaccaccaacgatAACGTTGTCATTGATACTAACACCACCAACGAACGCGTGGTCATTGACACTGACACCACCAACGAACGCGTTGTCGTTGATACCGACACCATCAACGAATACGTGTTCATTGATACCGACAACACCAACGAACAGGtggtcattgataccgacaccaccaacgaacgcgttgtcattgataccgacaccaccaaccAACACGTGGTCATTGAGAGCGACACCACCAACGAACGCGTTGTCgttgataccgacaccaccaacaAATACGTTGTCATCGATACCGACAACACCAACCAACACGTTGTCATTAATAGCAACACCACCAACGAACGCGTTGTCgttgataccgacaccaccaacgaatacgttgtcattgataccgacaccaccaacgaacgcgtggtcattgataccgacaccaccaacgaacGCGTGGTAATGGACACCGACAACACCAAAGAACGTGTTGTCATTGATATCGACACCATCAAAGAATCTAACGCCATGAACGTCATCAAGGCGTCATCTGAGATCGTCCTGAAGGAACAGGTCGACAATTACGACATCACCTACGGACAGATTGTCAAGGAAACCGACAGCGTTTCCGTATCTTCAAGCGTTTTAAGTG CTTTTGCCGAGAGTGCAGTGAAGGCTAGTCTCTTTGAGCTGGACGTCGTTGACAACGTTAACCACTCCGCGATGGTCCCAACGTCCGCCGTCAAGGCGCGCAGATCACCAAGGACAGTGAATGAATTCTTAG
- the LOC127841494 gene encoding GRIP and coiled-coil domain-containing protein-like isoform X1: MGKSGCLPPGSCRWLVQFKKSMNARVAKFKNDFRRKFFRDNKHLGQLRADQLHNETGTRDMEITKKTSKTAADSTVPKKKVVKQSTYGYQPSLYAEEASSEIRRTQVVKNSNDENSRNSSPHCRDSSQVTNKAVVHEPTPTRSKEEELDEFVNTVIRNSVAHLIKEASVTYLMKESEENLLKRHDSNVETTGEQVIKETDTTNKNVVIDTDTTNENVVINTDTTNECVVIDTDTTNERVVIDTDTNNERVVIDTDTTNEQVVIDTDTTNDNVVIDTNTTNERVVIDTDTTNERVVVDTDTINEYVFIDTDNTNEQVVIDTDTTNERVVIDTDTTNQHVVIESDTTNERVVVDTDTTNKYVVIDTDNTNQHVVINSNTTNERVVVDTDTTNEYVVIDTDTTNERVVIDTDTTNERVVMDTDNTKERVVIDIDTIKESNAMNVIKASSEIVLKEQVDNYDITYGQIVKETDSVSVSSSVLSAFAESAVKASLFELDVVDNVNHSAMVPTSAVKARRSPRTVNEFLEMIGVPDCRDSSSLHLPDVDI, translated from the exons ATGGGGAAGTCAGGATGTTTACCGCCCGGCAGCTGCCGGTGGCTCGTGCAATTTAAGAAGTCGATGAATGCCAGG GTGGCGAAATTCAAAAATGACTTCCGGCGGAAGTTTTTTCGTGACAACAAGCATCTGGGACAGCTGCGTGCCGACCAACTGCACAATGAGACTGGAACCCGCGATATGGAAATCACGAAAAAGACGTCAAAGACTGCAGCGGACAGTACTGTCCCTAAAAAGAAGGTCGTCAAGCAATCAACTTACGGTTATCAACCCTCCTTGTATGCTGAAGAAGCAAGTTCCGAGATTCGACGGACTCAAGTTGTAAAGAATTCAAACGATGAAAACAGCCGGAACTCTTCGCCACATTGTCGCG ATTCAAGCCAGGTCACAAACAAAGCCGTTGTTCACGAACCCACTCCAACGCGTTCCAAGGAAGAAGAGCTAG aTGAATTCGTGAATACAGTAATTCGCAATTCCGTGGCCCATCTGATCAAGGAAGCCAGCGTTACGTACCTAATGAAAGAGTCAGAGGAGAACTTGCTGAAGAGACATGACAGCAATGTGGAAACAACCGGCGAACAAGTTATCAAGGAGACCGACACCACCAACAAAAACgttgtcattgataccgacaccaccaacgaaaACGTTGTCATTaataccgacaccaccaacgaatgcgtggtcattgataccgacaccaccaacgaacGTGTTGTCATTGATACTGACACCAACAACGAACGCgttgtcattgataccgacaccaccaacgaacAGGTTGTgattgataccgacaccaccaacgatAACGTTGTCATTGATACTAACACCACCAACGAACGCGTGGTCATTGACACTGACACCACCAACGAACGCGTTGTCGTTGATACCGACACCATCAACGAATACGTGTTCATTGATACCGACAACACCAACGAACAGGtggtcattgataccgacaccaccaacgaacgcgttgtcattgataccgacaccaccaaccAACACGTGGTCATTGAGAGCGACACCACCAACGAACGCGTTGTCgttgataccgacaccaccaacaAATACGTTGTCATCGATACCGACAACACCAACCAACACGTTGTCATTAATAGCAACACCACCAACGAACGCGTTGTCgttgataccgacaccaccaacgaatacgttgtcattgataccgacaccaccaacgaacgcgtggtcattgataccgacaccaccaacgaacGCGTGGTAATGGACACCGACAACACCAAAGAACGTGTTGTCATTGATATCGACACCATCAAAGAATCTAACGCCATGAACGTCATCAAGGCGTCATCTGAGATCGTCCTGAAGGAACAGGTCGACAATTACGACATCACCTACGGACAGATTGTCAAGGAAACCGACAGCGTTTCCGTATCTTCAAGCGTTTTAAGTG CTTTTGCCGAGAGTGCAGTGAAGGCTAGTCTCTTTGAGCTGGACGTCGTTGACAACGTTAACCACTCCGCGATGGTCCCAACGTCCGCCGTCAAGGCGCGCAGATCACCAAGGACAGTGAATGAATTCTTAG AGATGATTGGAGTACCAGATTGCCGGGACAGCTCCAGCCTTCACCTTCCCGACGTCGACATTTAG